CTCAaataagaattgttataatgtccaattttaacaatttcctagtgaatataatttatcgaCCACTTCCATATAAAATAGGAAAATTTATCAACTTTTCACCATAATCTTGCACATTTTAATGTGCAActcaaaacaattattaattaaattagatgtatttttctattctttaaaaatttgcaAATTAAAAGTCTACATCTAAATTGCCTATTTCAGTGAATACCTAGCGACATTCAAGAAAACGGTAGCCATGCACGAAGTTTTCTTACAACGTTTGGCAGCGCACCCTGTATTTAGGAAGGACGCACATTTACGTGTGTTCTTGGAATATGAGCAAGATCTGTGTGCGAAGCCGAGAGGAAAAATGGACCTTATTGGTGGATTGGTAaggtttaattttgtttgccAAATGTGTTATCTGTAAAGTTAGGTGAATGGAAAATTGAATCTTATTGTTATGTAAGTAAAGCGTGATTTTGTTTGGCTAATGCCTGttgtttgtgaagttaggtgGGTGGAATATTGAATCTTATTTGTATATACGtaagtgtttattttgtttggcTATTGCCTATTGTTTGTGCCTATGAAAGAATTGCGCGTGTCGTCTCCGgttggtttaatgctctaagagCACAGAGGGTGCCCTTATCACTAAAGAATGATCTCTTCTAGGCAACCCACTGTGTGAAggatgtaattttaaaaaaagccaacaacaaaattttttttttttttttttttttattaattgacatcTGCGATCAGTCAACGGACTATGAGCAGATATTTGGACAGAATAATTTGGCGATTTGAGAACTAGAACCAGTGCCCTAATTCCCCTTTCTAATGTAGCTCAACATCAACATTAGCTCTTTTCAGACGTTTCCTGGGTTTTAGTTTAAGCAATTGCTGGGAGAGTGGATTTGGATGCATTACAAGTCTTTGCTTATGCTTCTTGAGGTATTTAGTAGCTTCTTCCTTAATTGTAGGCATTTCTAAGTACTCATGAATTTCAGAGTTGCGAGTGAACCATGGAGCTGCTGTGAGCACTCTTAAGATTTTGTTTTGCACCCTTTGCATGCACATTAGGTTGGATTCGCTAGCGGAGGCCCAGAGTTGAATACCATATGTCCAAATAGGTTTTATTACTGCGCAGTACACTCTAAGTTTATTGCTTAGAGAAAGTGTGGATTGTCTACCTAAGAGCCAAAGTAAGTTTTTGAAGCGGAAGTTAACTTCtgtcttcttcttctttataTGATCTTTCCAGGTGAGCCTACGATCTAAGTAGAAGCCGAGGTACTTCACGCAATTAGACTGTGGTAGAGTTTCTTGGCCCAAATGGACAGGCGGGCAGAGACCATGTCTAAGTGCAAATGTGATGTGATGTGATTTAGGCGCACTTGCTCTTATGCGCCACTTATCTAGCCAATCTTGGGTTTTATTTAGCtgattttgaagaatatagcTAGCTTTCTCTCGATCTGGATTGCATACTAGAAATGCGGCGTCATCGGCAAATGTTGCTATAGATACCCCTGGGTGTTGGGGAAGGTCGCtagtgaaaatattatataagaccGGGCCTAGTACAGATCCTTGAGGGACACCAGCTAAGCAAGCGAAGAGAGATGATCTGGCATCATGAACCTTAACCTGGAACATCCTTTCGCTGAGGTAAGATTCAAGAAGTAAGTAATAGGAGTGAGGTAAAAACAGTTTGATCTTGCAAAGTAGACCCCTGTGCCACACTCGATCAAAAGCTTGCTGGACATCGAGGAAGGCGGCCGAACAGTATTCCTTATTTTCAAGACATTCCCTAATAATTTGGTAAACGCGATGAACCTGTTCTACCGTGGAGTGCTGGTCTCGGAATCCGTATTGATGGTCTGGAATCAACTGAACTTGCTGTAGATCTGTTTTCAATCTATGCAGAACTACTCTTTCCCATAGCTTGGATAAGATCGGAGTAAGGCTGATAGGACGATAAGATTGTGCTTCATTAGCTGGTTTCCCAGGTTTGGGAACCATTACAATTTGCGATATTTTCCAAAGAGCAGGAACGTACGATATTTTAAGAGAGCTATTTATGAGAATAGTGAGGAAGACGATTGCTTTTCGTGGGAGTTCTTTTAGGATCTTAGCGTTAATCAAGTCGAAGCCTGGAGCTTTTTTGGAGTCCATTATAGAGATAAGTCTGGATAGCTCACGTTGCGTTGTTAGGCGCAGGGGTGGACAAAGTTGAACATCTTGCTTAAGGATGGTGTCTATTTCGGAATCCTCGGGTGTATTAGGTTCATTTGGTTTAAAGATGTTAGCTAGGTGGCTTGCGAAGACATCAGCTTTCTCTTGATCAGTGCGCGCCCATGAGTCGTTTGATCTAATGGGTGGAGAACAATTCTGTGGTTGTGGAATATTTTTAGTTGCTTTCCAGAGCGAGTGGACTCCATAAGCTTCAGGAGACATCCTTTCGAGATTACTTTTTAGAGAATTATCTCTGGCTTCTTTGAGAAGATTTTTAAGGTCCTTAATAGCACGATTTAAGCGACTTTTATCTGTTCTGTTTCTAGATATCTGCCAGACTCTCCGAAGTCGTCTCTTCTCAGCAATTTTTTCACGAATTTCAATAGGAGTAGGAGTATTATATGCTTTGTGTTTTAATTCAGGAGTACTTATCCATGCAGCCACTTGAATGAGGTTTGTAATATAAAGACAAGCATTATCTACTTCATCTGCCGACTTCATTTGAAGTTTTAGTGTGATATTTTCTTCAAGGTATTGTCTGAAGTTCACCCAATTTGTTTTATGATTGTAGAGCGTGTCGTTATTTGGAATGcgatttataatacctatactaAGTCTTAATATAATTGGAGTGTGGTCTGAAGATCCGTCAAGACTGGATTCGATTTGAGTGTATTTTGgacagatattttttatgatgaaGAAGTCGAGAAGATCCGGAATTTTGTTATTGTCCGTGGGCCAGTACGTGGGTTCTCCTGTTGACAATGTTGTTAGATGATTAATGTCCACAGATTTCTTAAGTTCGCGTCCCCTGGTTAACGTAAGCCGAGAGCCCCAATGTGTGTGTTTCGCGTTCCAGTCTCCTCCTGATATAAACCTTTTACCAAGAGTGCGAAAATACGAGGTGAACATATCATCACTAATTCTATGTTTAGGCGGACAGTAAACAGCAGAGATATTAATAGCACCGAGACGGTCTTCTACTCTTACAGTTGTAGCTTGCAGGTGTTTTGCAGGAAAAGGTTCCAATAGACAATGttttacactattttttaCGACAACTGCAGAACCACCATGTGCAACGCCATCGGGATGagaagtaaaataaacacaaaaaccAGGTATGCATATTTGACTTCTTTCTGTTGTATGTGACTCAGAGATAAGACAGACGTCAATCCTGTTTTCTTTAAGAAATATTTCTAGTTCATTTGTGTTGGGAGTAATGCCGTTGATGTTCCAGGCAGCTATAGCAAGAGAAgtcattttgtaatttttgaaatgaGGGTAGAGATAAGACTCACCAAGGAGCCTATTTGTTGAATGAGAATATCTAGCTTTtcactttgttttattaggATATGTTCTAACTTGTTGTTTTGTTCCTGGGTGTCCTGCCTTAGCTCTTGATTACTATTATATCTTTCTCCAGAAACAACTGAGGCATAAGTTCTCTGATGCATTTCGTTTGGGGTTGGCACAATATTGGGGCTAGCAGTGGGCGGAGCTGTAATATTGTTATGGTTTGTCCTTGTAGTGCGAGGTTTATTACGGCGTGCTAAAATCTCTTTATATACTTCACATCCTTTGTAGTTGGCCGGGTGATTACAAGAACATAAAGCGCACTTAGCCGGTGTTGATCTGTCTTTCTTCATACATTCTGAGGTTTTGTGTCCTTCACCACATTTGACGCATCTGTACGGACGCATACAATTGTTTTTGGAGTGTCCATATTGTTGGCATCTCTGGCATTGCACAATGGAATTAGATTTACGTGGATCTTCTATCTTAACTTTTTGGTTGTAGATATATTGAATATTCTTGATTTCGcgattatttatactttgttCAACACACACAAAGAAAGTAGACGTTGGTAATTTCTCTGGACCATAGCGAGCATTAATAATTTCACCTACAATTTTGTTGTTGGAACCTTCAACTGCTTCTCGAATAGCTTCGTGCGGTGTGCTGTGGTgaagatttttaatgataaaacgGTAACATTTGGAATCTTTAGGTGTAAATGTATGGCCGATTAAACCGTTTTCTCGTATAACCGAAATAACTTTCTTGTAGCTTTCTATAGTATTCATCATTACTCTAATGatgtttttgtttactattcTGTAGTTAAACTCAGATCGACTTACAGCTGTACTTATAAGTTTTGTGAGCTCATTAAGATCCTCAATGCCATAGAGAATTATCGGGGGAGGCTTGCTCACTGGTATTGGCGCATTATTCTCATCTTCAGTGAGATCGATGGGTAGGTTAGCAAACCTATTTCCAACTTGAGTTGAAGGTCCGGGTGGTGATAGCTCAGAAACTTTTCGTTTTTTGCTCCAAGGGACGCGTTGCCAAGCCGGTGGCTGCTTTTCAGAGGTAAGCATTTCAGAATCTGGACCAGGCATTTCTGCGGTGTTTGAATTTAGCTCTGAACTTAGTAAGGTAGACGATGTTCCTCCGCATTCTTTTGATACCGAATCCGTAACAAcaaaattgcaataaaaaaagacacaTTCACatacataagtatttattttatttcccagGTCCGTTCGATGACAACAACAACTGACGAAATATACTTAGGCGCTACGGTGCGAGATGTGAACGACTTCTTTGAACAAGAGACTGCGTTCTTACAAGAGTATTATTCGCATCTGAAGGAAGCTGTCACTAAAGTGGACCGGATGACGTCTAAACATaaaggtaaataattattagagcTAGCgtgcaagagcaacttttgtctcgttcactatttagtctctcccatcaactctatgggctagtaagaaagtgcgcgcacgtagcgacgcaactccccatacagttgatgggagagactaaatagtgaacgagacaaaagttgctcgtgTGCGCTAGCTCTTATTTGTTTGGTTCACAAGTTGGAATTGACACAAACAGgcttaaaaactattttctaAAAACATTTGCGGTGTAATTCCTAAATTAGTGAgctaaatattaatgtaatattaataagaagTTGTTCGTAATaagtgttattaaaaaattaaaaatcaataatatatgattttacataatctatactaatattataaagctgaagagtttttttgtttgatcgcgctaatctcaggaactactggttcgatttgaaaaattgtttcaatgTTAGGTATCCCATTCATCCGTTCCcgtagtagttcctgagattagcgcgttctaaTAAACAAACTTCAGCTTCCTCGATGaacgggctatctaacaccgaaagaatttttcaaatcagaccaatagttcctgagattatggcgttcaaacaaacaaacacttcagctttataatattaagtatagattgttaaatatatgatttattatgtagtaagatataagttacagattatgtaatattgacatgattttaaaagagcaactatggagtttcttgccgattcttctccatagatactgctttccgaatcggtggtaaatgttaaaaatacttatgtaatgacgattcgaaagtgctactaaatagtagtctaattgaataaatgaatttttgagtttgagtttgagtttgaatgaaatttacagtttaataaacattattaatgtaaatttgCAGAAGTAGCCGACGCACACATAAAGCTGTCGTCGTGTATCACACAACTGGGGTCTCGGGAACAGCCGCCCACTGAACGGTTCCTGACTAGAGCCGCTGATACCTTTGATAAGTGTAGAGTGAGTATTTGGTTATATTTaaagttgatttatttatttagagaatttttaaaagcatAAGCATAATATGTGATTCAGAATAACATATGAAATGCTTGAACTTGGCAAAGTTAgttgtgtataaaatacttactagctttccgcctgcggcttcgcccgcgtttacaaagaaaaacccgcatagttcccgttcccgtgggatttccgggataaaacctattctatttcccagggtaaaaagtagcctatgtcctttctcgggtatcaaaatatctctataccaaatttcatgcagttggttcagtagttaaggcgtaattgagtaacagacaaacagacagtcactttcgcatttataatattagtatggatgaagtcccgtgtcctctagtggggtaagggacagatgcattatgtatgatacatctgtttcacacAATTTGTGCAAGCATATCATGTTAATCACAATTGTAGggttattaatttactttgttatttatttttaagagtgagtatttttaaaattatattttaaattaatttatttattgagaaaAGTTTTAGAGGCGTGTGTGCGAATCAtgtttatgaaaatgtttGCGTAATTAATTTACTTGGTGTTGTTAATTTACTTcaaacacattataaaaatgatgaaattatactaatttatCCCCTTGTCCTAATTGAAGTtttttatatactagcttaccgcccgcggcttcgcccgctttgtctaaaacctaataaattatatactaaaacctgcctcttgaatcactctatctataaaaaaaaaactgcattaaaatccgttgcgtagttttaaaagatttaagcatacaaagggacatagggacagagaaagcgactttgttttatactatgtagtgatgtatgcacaattttgataaaaatatgtacctatgcgGCTTgcatgtttttataaaacttatctttgaattctattattataattacctactacataatattatattacgtattaaaataataattatacatgtaaACATCACTATAGCACGCAGAATAAGACAAATTTACACGAAAAAAGTCACTTTAGTACGTAATAATCAACTTTAGGAAAACTAGacaaaaaaagagtgtgtatacttatgtacacgcgttagaagttatacttctttggcgtatggaaaaaatactagaatatacaacttgaacatagttatcaatttccataccacctagaactaacttcatgctgttaaatttatgtgtcggtgtgcgcgcgcatcgtaacaattcactctcatcatttttctccatcgcgccaaaagaagtataacttcaattatttgtttttcaacAGAAAATCGAAGGTCGCATGGCGTCAGATCAAGATCTAAAACTGGCGGACACACTCCGGTACTACATGCGCGACACGCACGCAGCTAAAGCCGTCCTTGTTAGACGACTcaggtaattattattcgaCAATATACAACTTTTCATAGAttttcccactgctgggacacgaaCCTCCTATGGGTGTCCACGCCCAGGTCCATTAGGATTGATTGTTCATAAAATACGTCCAGCGAaatcagtttttttttcaccCCCTCCTCCCGATTGTCACGCATCACACAAACCCCCCCTTCCCCCCAGAAATATTTCGTCACAAAAAACTGCTATAaaaattttccattttattaatgttgtgtcagtatataaaatatatttattacagatGCTTAGCTGCCTACGAAGCTGCTAATAGAAATTTAGAACGCGCGAGGGCTAAGAACAAGGATGTGCATGccgtaagttaaaaaaaaatgtataaataattataattattataagattaaacaaaatttaattttactactgaagcaattattaattacaatatcaaCTATTACAATCTAGTAGAagtagtattttaaaattacattaacatacatatttgatattttgaatCTACTACTGATTTAAATTGATCAAAATTGGttcacaaatttttatatttatcgttaaATTTATACTACTTCTATGTTTTTGACTGTATGTACTATTGTTTGTAATTCACCTTTTAAAATACTGCATCAACGTTTTATACAGCatgttctttataaatataaaaacacaattatCCGTCTATTTTACccacaatttatattatgaatagctttctttaaataagtattaattttgaacaataattaaatttcaaactcaaacatttatttatccaattagacttcttctagaagcacttttgaatcgtcattacatatttttaacatttaccaccgattcggaaagcagtatctatggagaagaaccggcaagaaactccatagttgctcttttaatgataagtaataagaaatgaatttagtaattatatttataaaaaacacGCTGTATAATcctttttcaattaaaaattttatgtcaaatgtcaattaTTCACAAGCACATTATTTTCTTGCAAGCCAATGGAAGTACAAGAGGTAAATGCACGCTTAACACTTTTTTGTCATGAATTCTACACTAGGtcaaaaatataagataaaagGGGAAAAAATCGTACATGAGGGCCATAAAAAAACTTTTGGGTTAtcataaaaaactaaaaatcaaaTAGAATGTCGAATGTAAGAGAATAAGGGAAATACTAATAAGAACATATCTAGATATTCTAAAACTGACAGCAGTCTTTTAAAAAGCAACTTTACTACTTTCACACTCATAAAACATCAATCTAATGTTTACTTTTACAATTCACACCAAGCACACACTTAcacatatatatttattcattcatttattcattaattcattcattattattaattaatacaggCGGAACAAGCGCAATCGGAAGCTTGCGCACGATTCGAACAACTGTCCGCTCGTGCGAGAGAAGAACTCATAGATTTCAGAACGAGACGGGTTGCTGCGTTTAGAAAGAGgtgagaaaataaaaacaaataaatacattatacattgcGTAATACGCGCTTGAGTGATTATACGCGGTTGAGTGATTATACGCGGTTGAGTGATTATACGCGTTTGAGTGATTATACGCTGGTGAGTGATTATACGCGCGTGAGTGATTATACGCGCGTGAGTGATTATACTCGGGTGAGTGATTATACGCGGGTGAGTGATTATGCGCGGGTGAGTGATTATACGCGAGTGAGTGATTATATGTGCGTGACTGAATATACGCGCGTGAGTGATTACTGATTATACGCGCGTGAGTGATTATACGCGCTTGAGTGATTATACGCGGGTGAGTGATTATACGCGGGTGAGTGATTATACGCGAGTGAGTGATTATATGTGCATGACTGAATATAAGCGGGTGAGTGATAATACGCGGTTGAGTGATTGTACGCGGGTGAGTGATTATACGCGGGTGAGTGATTACGCGCGTGAGTGATTATACGCGCGTGAGTGATTATACGCGCGAGTGATTATAATGATGTTACGCATAATGTTTTTCTCTGTCACTCtacctaaaatatttatcatcttTAACAGCTGGCAACCCTcatttgcggccggatttaattaagcaaccatatatgataataattaatagaaaaaaattagctttaatttgatatatgattcataaatgtgcGTTATGAGCGTAAAAATGTATCCAAAACAcacctgtttgcaccaggctgcgaagatgttgcggccaggtggAACACGGCAACCGTGACATTTTAGAATCTTTATGTaatttgccgtgatgtagactacattttgtataaaaaataatagaacgAAATTTTTTCCCCAAAATCAAttagaaaaaatttaattaaaagaaagaaagaaaagaaatttattgccAAAAAAGTAAACAGccaaatacattataaaatttgtctTAAAATTAGGCAACGGATACAGCCTCAGCAAAATGCTGCACAAAAgcagcgctgattttcaggCTGTACCGGCGATTGCGGTTCgtcttaatattaaaaaagaattagtAGAAGTCTAGGtactttaaataatacatttatgcGGACATGGGTGTAAGTCTCATTTTagttaatacatttattaactaAAATGAGACTTTACACCCATGTCCGCACGATGCAGACCGGAGTCAAAGAatgaatttatacattttaataattataaaaacgtaAGCTTGGATGCTAATTCAGAGAAATCGCACCCACACTCTATTCCCGTGCGAACGGCGTATTCAGCAGTTTCGTATGAAGGCAGGACCGTAACTTCCTATAAGTAACTAGACTAACAATCGCGTGTTAAAAGGTCGTCTAAAATGTCCAAGCGGCGTTGTATAAaacattcattgaaattaGCACCTTATTTCGTGGCAGTAATGTTCAAAGTCCATTGTATTGCTCAttagaaaactctgcctatTACACacgtaggcagagttttgtttcagacaattttttacttttgagCGTGTTTGTGTGtcttaattgtttataatactaattatatacTTGAGATGTCTAATATGTGTTTCTATACAGATTTTATGATGaggaattattttttgtttgtttgttacgatAAAAAAGGACTAGATCGAAATCATGTctcgaaaatatttttatcactaGCTGcaccctgcggttttacccgtatTGCTCGACTCCTAAAATCATATTGCCTATAGCCTGCTTCAATAAATTATGTGCTATCTAaaactgaaattatttttcaagctggaccagtatttcctccatactactgacagatttttcgttgtttcgctgccgctcgcgaatgcgtcggtgtacgaACGGCGTTAgtgcgttcaagcaaacaaacctTCGAGCATTatcatcttaatatatataaatctcgtgtcacaatgtttgtcctcaatggactcctaaaccacttaaccgattataataaaattcgcacaccatgtgcagttcgatccaacttgagagataggatagtttaaatctcaaatcgttttagagaaagcgggcgaagccgcgggcggtaagctagtaaaactatagatttttattttatttctgtaaataactaatatatttttttttcagtttgaTAGAATTGGCCGAACTTGAGAT
This is a stretch of genomic DNA from Colias croceus chromosome 29, ilColCroc2.1. It encodes these proteins:
- the LOC123704387 gene encoding sorting nexin-32 isoform X1, yielding MMDCVEESNNDPLTVPVSSPSSGDSTVEKKKPSENVSLADNSLLVDISDALSEKEKVKFTVHTKTTLPEFQKSEFLVVRQHEEFVWLHDRYEENEEYAGYIIPPAPPRPDFDASREKLQRLGEGEGALTREEFLKMKEELEDEYLATFKKTVAMHEVFLQRLAAHPVFRKDAHLRVFLEYEQDLCAKPRGKMDLIGGLVRSMTTTTDEIYLGATVRDVNDFFEQETAFLQEYYSHLKEAVTKVDRMTSKHKEVADAHIKLSSCITQLGSREQPPTERFLTRAADTFDKCRKIEGRMASDQDLKLADTLRYYMRDTHAAKAVLVRRLRCLAAYEAANRNLERARAKNKDVHAPMEVQEAEQAQSEACARFEQLSARAREELIDFRTRRVAAFRKSLIELAELEIKHARAQQELFRKSLQMLKECQ
- the LOC123704387 gene encoding sorting nexin-32 isoform X2, with translation MMDCVEESNNDPLTVPVSSPSSGDSTVEKKKPSENVSLADNSLLVDISDALSEKEKVKFTVHTKTTLPEFQKSEFLVVRQHEEFVWLHDRYEENEEYAGYIIPPAPPRPDFDASREKLQRLGEGEGALTREEFLKMKEELEDEYLATFKKTVAMHEVFLQRLAAHPVFRKDAHLRVFLEYEQDLCAKPRGKMDLIGGLVRSMTTTTDEIYLGATVRDVNDFFEQETAFLQEYYSHLKEAVTKVDRMTSKHKEVADAHIKLSSCITQLGSREQPPTERFLTRAADTFDKCRKIEGRMASDQDLKLADTLRYYMRDTHAAKAVLVRRLRCLAAYEAANRNLERARAKNKDVHAAEQAQSEACARFEQLSARAREELIDFRTRRVAAFRKSLIELAELEIKHARAQQELFRKSLQMLKECQ